A single Equus asinus isolate D_3611 breed Donkey chromosome 21, EquAss-T2T_v2, whole genome shotgun sequence DNA region contains:
- the CXCR6 gene encoding C-X-C chemokine receptor type 6, producing the protein MDDYEYVVPGFLNTSNDSSQEHERFLQFKKFFLPCMYLVVFICGLMGNSLVLVIYIFYQKLKSLTDVFLMNLPLADLVFVCTLPFWAYASFHEWVFGNIMCKTLLGIYTLNFYTSMLILTCITVDRFIAVGQATKAYNQQAKRRTWGKVICLSIWVTSLLVSLPQIIYGNVLYYDKLICGYQNEEISTVILATQMTLGFFLPLLAMIVCYSVIIKTLLHARGFQKHKSLKIIFLLVAVFLLTQTPFTLVKLILSTSWEYQAMISFQYAIIVTEVIAFLRACLNPVLYAFVGLKFRKNFWKLVKDIGCLPYLGVSSQWKSENTSKSCSASHNMEATSMFQL; encoded by the coding sequence ATGGATGACTATGAGTACGTAGTTCCTGGGTTCTTGAACACTTCCAATGACAGCAGCCAGGAGCATGAACGCTTCCTGCAGTTCAAGAAGTTCTTTCTGCCCTGCATGTACCTGGTGGTGTTCATCTGTGGCCTGATGGGGAACTCCCTGGTGCTGGTCATATACATCTTCTACCAGAAGCTGAAGAGCCTGACGGACGTGTTCCTGATGAACCTGCCCTTGGCTGACCTGGTGTTTGTCTGCACGCTCCCCTTCTGGGCCTATGCAAGCTTCCATGAGTGGGTCTTTGGCAATATCATGTGCAAAACCCTGCTGGGCATTTACACTTTGAACTTCTACACCTCCATGCTCATCCTCACCTGCATCACTGTGGACCGCTTCATTGCAGTGGGTCAGGCCACCAAGGCCTACAACCAGCAGGCCAAGCGGAGGACCTGGGGCAAGGTCATCTGCTTGTCCATCTGGGTGACCTCCCTGCTGGTTTCCCTGCCGCAGATAATCTATGGCAATGTCCTTTATTATGACAAGCTCATCTGTGGTTATCAGAACGAGGAGATTTCCACTGTGATTCTTGCCACCCAGATGACACTGGGGTTCTTTCTGCCGCTGCTTGCCATGATTGTCTGCTACTCAGTCATAATCAAGACCTTGCTTCATGCCCGAGGCTTCCAGAAGCACAAGTCTCTAAAGATTATCTTTCTGCTGGTAGCTGTGTTCCTGCTGACCCAGACGCCCTTCACCCTTGTGAAGCTCATCCTCAGCACAAGCTGGGAGTACCAGGCCATGATCAGCTTTCAGTATGCCATCATAGTGACTGAGGTCATTGCCTTCCTGCGGGCCTGCCTCAATCCTGTGCTCTATGCCTTTGTTGGCCTGAAGTTTCGAAAGAACTTCTGGAAACTTGTGAAAGACATTGGCTGCCTCCCTTACCTGGGGGTCTCAAGCCAATGGAAGTCTGAGAACACTTCTAAGAGTTGTTCTGCCTCCCACAACATGGAGGCCACCAGCATGTTCCAGCTGTAA